Proteins co-encoded in one Arachis stenosperma cultivar V10309 chromosome 7, arast.V10309.gnm1.PFL2, whole genome shotgun sequence genomic window:
- the LOC130941891 gene encoding 3-ketoacyl-CoA synthase 19-like — translation MEILFLSLLITFLCYGLFCLYNLIHEIRGQSCYLLAYECFKPPEDTKLDRDTCVRIIRRNKNLGLQEYKFLLKAMAKSGIGEHTYAPRSVIEGREECATIEDSLKEVDEIMFETLERIFKRTGFSPVQIDILVVNITVFSSVSSFAARIINRYKLRDDIKVFNLSGTGCSGSIVAIDLVHRLLKTMHKNCLAVVVSTECLSQSWYCGKVTSMMLSNCLFRSGGGCLLLTNNPSLKPNAILRLKHVERTHLGASDEAYGSAMMVEDEQGHQGIYLKKSVPKAASEALKVNLKIMVPKILPLWEIVCYFTVSIYHSTMKRGNNNKGLNFKSGIEHFCVHPGGRAVIDEISKGLGLNDYDIEPSRMTIHRWGNTSSSGVWYVLSYMEAKKRLKKGDRVLMIGLGSGFKCCSCVWEVMRDLEGNVGNNVWMDCIDNYPPNKLGTIFVNDDQILASIKSG, via the exons ATGGAGATTCTGTTCTTATCTCTCTTAATAACATTTTTATGCTATGGTTTGTTCTGTTTGTATAATTTAATCCATGAAATTAGAGGCCAATCGTGCTACTTACTAGCATATGAATGCTTCAAGCCCCCAGAAGACACAAAACTTGACAGAGACACATGTGTGAGAATCATCCGTAGGAACAAGAATCTTGGTCTGCAAGAGTACAAGTTCCTCTTGAAAGCAATGGCCAAGTCCGGGATTGGGGAGCACACTTATGCGCCGAGGAGTGTGATTGAGGGAAGAGAAGAGTGTGCCACAATTGAAGATTCATTGAAGGAAGTTGATGAGATCATGTTTGAGACACTTGagaggatcttcaagaggactGGGTTTTCTCCTGTTCAGATTGATATTCTTGTGGTTAATATAACGGTTTTCTCTTCAGTTTCTTCCTTTGCAGCTCGCATCATAAACAG GTACAAATTGAGGGATGATATTAAGGTCTTCAACCTGAGCGGGACAGGTTGCAGCGGAAGCATAGTAGCCATAGATTTGGTGCATCGTCTTCTGAAGACGATGCACAAGAACTGCCTCGCCGTTGTGGTGAGTACAGAGTGCCTCAGCCAGTCATGGTACTGCGGCAAGGTAACATCCATGATGCTATCTAACTGTCTGTTTCGCTCCGGCGGTGGCTGCTTGCTCCTCACTAACAACCCCTCCCTGAAGCCAAACGCAATTCTGAGGCTAAAGCATGTGGAAAGAACCCACCTTGGAGCAAGTGATGAAGCTTACGGTTCTGCCATGATGGTGGAAGATGAACAAGG GCACCAAGGAATCTACCTAAAGAAGAGTGTCCCCAAAGCTGCCTCTGAAGCCTTGAAGGTGAACCTCAAAATAATGGTGCCTAAGATTTTACCATTATGGGAAATTGTGTGCTATTTCACTGTGTCCATCTACCATTCAACAATGAAAAGGGGAAATAATAACAAAGGTTTGAATTTCAAGTCAGGGATAGAACATTTTTGTGtgcaccctggaggaagagcagTGATTGATGAAATTAGTAAGGGTCTTGGGCTAAATGACTATGATATTGAGCCATCAAGAATGACAATTCACCGTTGGGGCAACACATCTTCAAGTGGGGTATGGTATGTTTTGAGTTACATGGAAGCAAAAAAGAGGCTTAAGAAAGGTGATAGGGTTCTTATGATTGGGCTTGGGTCAGGGTTTAAGTGTTGTAGCTGTGTTTGGGAAGTTATGAGGGATTTGGAGGGTAATGTTGGTAATAATGTGTGGATGGATTGCATTGATAATTATCCTCCAAATAAATTAGGTACCATCTTTGTCAATGACGATCAAATTTTAGCTAGCATCAAAAGTGGGTAA